The following proteins are co-located in the Bacteroidota bacterium genome:
- the uvrA gene encoding excinuclease ABC subunit UvrA encodes MQDFVAPETEELEVIGARVHNLKNVSLKIPRNKLVVFTGLSGSGKSSLAFDTIYAEGQRRYIESFSAYARQFLGSLERPDVDKITGLSPVISIEQKTVNRNPRSTVGTITEIYDFMRLLFARASDAYSYVTGEKMVRYSDAQIIELLIQKFDKKEIILLAPLVKGRKGHYRELFEQLAKQGFLRARVDGKIIELHKRTQLDRYKIHDIEAVIDRIVISEANKQRIIDSLQVAMKQAKGTVMVIEADGDQVQHFSRYLMCPTSGVSYDEPQPNLFSFNSPYGACTKCNGLGEVSEIDIKKIIPNSKLSIKKGAIIPLGEYKNNWVFRQIEAIAEKYKFTLDTPVEDISENAINVILFGSEEVFKVKEQADSQATSYSMNFEGIVNFIIRQQQELGSESIDKWAQGFMNKVVCATCNGARLKKEALYFKIGQKNIAELAALDINDLKVWFADLELKLDKKQNVIAKDVLKEIRSRIDFLIDVGLDYIKLDRSSKTLSGGEAQRIRLATQIGSQLVGVLYILDEPSIGLHQRDNTRLIEALKNLRDIGNSVLVVEHDKEMILAADYVVDIGPYAGVHGGHIVAEGTPKQLKKSNTLTTDYLSGKKNILVPKQRRKGNGEELVLTGAKGNNLKNLTVKFPLGKFICITGVSGSGKSTLVNETLYPILSAYLYNSLKKPMPHTSITGLKHIDKVIDIDQSPIGRTPRSNPATYTNVFSDIRALYAELPEAKIRGYKPGRFSFNTKGGRCETCQGAGVKTIEMNFLPDVYVSCEACNGKRYNRETLEIRYKGKSINDVLNMTIEHAVDFFENIPAIVSKIRALKEVGLGYITLGQQSTTLSGGEAQRVKLATELSKKETGRTFYILDEPTTGLHFEDIRILLEVLNRLVDAGNTVLVIEHNMDIIKVADHVIDIGPEGGDKGGHLLCEGTPEEIVKNKNSITAKYLLEELK; translated from the coding sequence ATGCAAGATTTTGTAGCTCCGGAAACTGAAGAGTTAGAAGTAATTGGAGCGCGTGTCCATAATTTAAAGAACGTATCATTAAAAATTCCAAGAAATAAACTTGTTGTTTTTACCGGACTAAGTGGGAGCGGAAAATCGTCATTAGCATTTGATACGATATATGCAGAAGGGCAGAGGCGTTATATAGAAAGTTTTTCGGCATATGCCAGGCAGTTTTTGGGTAGTTTAGAACGACCCGATGTAGACAAAATAACAGGGCTTAGCCCTGTTATTTCTATTGAGCAAAAAACTGTAAATAGAAATCCTAGATCTACAGTAGGTACCATTACCGAGATTTATGATTTTATGCGTCTGCTTTTTGCACGTGCCTCTGACGCATATTCATACGTTACCGGAGAAAAAATGGTGCGGTATTCGGATGCTCAAATAATTGAGTTGCTAATCCAAAAATTTGATAAAAAGGAAATAATTTTACTTGCCCCACTCGTAAAAGGAAGAAAAGGGCATTATCGAGAATTGTTCGAACAGCTTGCCAAACAAGGCTTTTTGCGTGCACGTGTAGATGGGAAAATAATCGAACTACATAAACGAACACAGCTTGACAGGTATAAAATACATGATATTGAAGCTGTAATTGACAGAATAGTAATTAGTGAAGCTAACAAGCAACGTATTATAGATTCACTTCAAGTTGCCATGAAACAAGCCAAAGGAACTGTGATGGTTATAGAGGCGGATGGAGACCAAGTACAGCATTTTAGTAGGTACTTAATGTGTCCTACTTCCGGTGTTTCTTATGACGAGCCACAACCCAACTTGTTTTCGTTCAATTCGCCATACGGGGCTTGTACTAAGTGTAATGGGTTGGGTGAAGTTTCTGAAATTGATATAAAAAAAATTATTCCTAATTCTAAGTTATCTATTAAGAAAGGCGCTATAATTCCACTCGGAGAGTACAAGAATAACTGGGTATTTAGACAAATAGAAGCTATTGCAGAAAAATACAAATTTACACTAGATACACCTGTTGAAGATATTAGCGAGAATGCAATTAATGTTATTTTGTTTGGTTCAGAGGAGGTATTTAAAGTAAAAGAGCAAGCCGATAGTCAGGCAACCTCTTATTCTATGAATTTTGAAGGTATTGTGAATTTTATTATTCGTCAGCAGCAGGAGTTAGGCAGCGAAAGCATTGATAAGTGGGCGCAAGGCTTTATGAATAAGGTTGTTTGTGCTACATGTAATGGTGCACGTTTGAAAAAAGAAGCACTGTATTTTAAAATTGGGCAAAAAAATATTGCCGAATTAGCAGCACTTGATATTAATGATTTGAAGGTTTGGTTTGCTGATTTAGAACTGAAACTAGATAAAAAGCAAAATGTAATAGCTAAAGATGTTTTAAAAGAAATTCGTTCTCGAATAGATTTTTTAATCGATGTTGGATTAGATTATATAAAATTGGATCGAAGCTCCAAAACCCTTTCTGGGGGAGAAGCTCAACGGATTCGATTAGCCACGCAAATTGGTTCGCAGCTAGTTGGTGTGTTGTATATTTTAGATGAACCAAGTATTGGGCTTCATCAGCGTGATAATACACGATTGATAGAGGCGCTAAAAAATCTGCGAGATATTGGCAATTCTGTATTGGTTGTAGAGCATGATAAAGAGATGATTCTTGCGGCTGATTATGTAGTAGATATTGGTCCTTATGCCGGAGTGCATGGTGGACATATTGTTGCAGAAGGAACTCCAAAACAATTAAAGAAAAGCAACACCCTCACAACAGATTATTTATCCGGTAAAAAAAATATTCTTGTACCAAAGCAAAGACGCAAAGGGAATGGAGAGGAGCTTGTATTAACTGGAGCCAAAGGAAATAATTTAAAAAACCTTACCGTTAAATTTCCATTGGGTAAGTTTATTTGTATTACGGGTGTTTCCGGAAGTGGAAAATCTACTCTGGTTAACGAGACACTGTACCCAATTCTTAGCGCGTATTTGTATAATTCGCTTAAGAAACCAATGCCGCATACTTCTATAACAGGGCTTAAACATATTGATAAAGTAATTGATATAGATCAATCTCCAATTGGTCGAACACCACGTTCTAATCCTGCTACCTATACGAATGTGTTTTCCGATATACGAGCATTGTATGCCGAATTGCCTGAAGCAAAAATTAGAGGGTATAAGCCCGGCAGATTCTCTTTTAATACAAAAGGTGGTAGATGCGAAACATGTCAAGGTGCTGGAGTTAAGACTATAGAAATGAATTTTTTGCCAGACGTATATGTTTCGTGCGAAGCATGTAACGGCAAAAGATACAATAGAGAAACTTTAGAAATTAGATATAAAGGCAAATCCATAAACGATGTGCTGAATATGACCATTGAGCATGCTGTTGATTTTTTTGAAAATATTCCTGCAATCGTTTCTAAAATAAGGGCGTTAAAAGAAGTTGGACTTGGATATATCACATTAGGGCAGCAATCTACAACACTTTCGGGAGGAGAAGCGCAACGAGTAAAGTTAGCTACGGAGCTTTCTAAAAAAGAAACCGGTCGTACGTTTTATATTTTAGATGAACCAACAACCGGTTTACATTTCGAGGATATTCGAATTTTATTAGAGGTGCTAAATAGATTGGTGGATGCCGGTAATACCGTATTAGTTATAGAACACAACATGGATATTATTAAAGTTGCGGATCATGTAATTGATATTGGTCCAGAGGGGGGAGATAAAGGGGGCCATCTTTTATGCGAAGGCACTCCGGAGGAAATAGTAAAAAACAAGAATAGTATTACTGCAAAATACTTATTGGAAGAATTAAAATAG
- the folD gene encoding bifunctional methylenetetrahydrofolate dehydrogenase/methenyltetrahydrofolate cyclohydrolase FolD: MLLLDGKKVSDYELSKLEIEINKIKQSGGRVPHLAAVLVGNNPASVAYVNSKIKACARIGLTSSLVSLPETISEIELTQKINELNDDASLDGYIVQLPLPKHINEQFILDKIAPEKDVDGFHPVNIGRMTLSLPCYLPATPMGIIKILEYYKIETEGKHCVVVGRSHIVGTPISILLSRNEYPGNCTVTIAHSKTTDLKSICRQADILIVALGRPEFIDDSYIKEGCVVIDVGINRVEDTSTKGYKIVGDVNFTSVKNKCSAITPVPGGVGPMTIISLLENTLRANLKQIY; the protein is encoded by the coding sequence ATGCTATTACTTGACGGTAAAAAGGTTTCGGATTACGAATTGTCTAAGCTTGAAATAGAGATTAATAAAATCAAACAATCCGGAGGTCGAGTTCCGCATTTAGCTGCTGTTCTTGTTGGTAATAATCCCGCTAGCGTAGCATATGTAAATTCAAAAATTAAAGCATGTGCTAGGATTGGGCTTACATCTAGTTTAGTTTCTTTGCCCGAAACAATTTCCGAAATAGAACTTACCCAAAAAATTAATGAACTAAATGATGATGCATCGTTAGATGGTTATATTGTTCAATTACCTTTGCCAAAGCATATCAACGAGCAATTTATTTTAGATAAAATTGCTCCCGAGAAAGATGTAGATGGCTTTCATCCGGTAAATATTGGCAGAATGACACTTTCCTTGCCGTGTTATTTGCCTGCAACTCCCATGGGTATTATTAAAATATTGGAGTATTATAAAATTGAAACAGAAGGTAAGCATTGCGTAGTTGTTGGGCGCAGTCACATTGTTGGCACACCAATTAGTATTTTACTTTCTAGAAATGAATATCCTGGAAACTGCACCGTTACAATTGCACATAGCAAAACAACCGATTTGAAGAGCATTTGTAGACAAGCAGATATTTTAATTGTTGCACTTGGAAGGCCTGAATTTATTGACGATTCATATATAAAAGAAGGCTGTGTTGTAATTGATGTAGGTATAAATAGGGTAGAGGATACAAGTACCAAAGGATATAAAATTGTGGGCGATGTAAATTTTACCAGTGTTAAAAATAAGTGTAGTGCAATTACACCTGTGCCCGGAGGAGTGGGTCCAATGACAATTATTTCATTGTTGGAAAATACATTAAGGGCCAATTTAAAACAGATTTATTAA
- the ffh gene encoding signal recognition particle protein — MFESLSDKLERAFKVLKGQGKITEVNVSETLKEIRKALLDADVNYKVAKTFTDTVKEKALGQNVLTAISPGQLLTKLTHDELTQLMGGQKAEISLAGNPTVILMSGLQGSGKTTFSGKLANFLKTKKGKSPLLVACDIYRPAAIDQLHVLGEQIGVPVFSDKESKDAISIAKRGIEQARLNGNSVVIIDTAGRLAVDEQMMNEIEAIKKAISPQEILFVVDSMTGQDAVNTAKTFNERLDFDGVVLTKLDGDTRGGAALSIKSVVNKPIKFIGTGEKMEAIDIFYPERMSDRILGMGDVVTLVERAQEQFDAEEARKIQKKIAKNQFTFSDFLNQIQQIKKMGNIKDLMGMIPGVGKAIKDIDIDDDAFRSIEAIIHSMTPKERETPDIINGSRRQRIAKGSGTTIQDVNKLLKQFEDMRKMMKTMNNKDQMMKMMRNMPKMGR; from the coding sequence ATGTTTGAAAGTTTAAGTGATAAGTTAGAAAGAGCGTTTAAGGTTCTTAAAGGTCAAGGGAAAATTACAGAAGTAAACGTTTCAGAAACGTTAAAGGAAATTAGAAAAGCCTTGCTGGATGCGGATGTTAACTACAAAGTAGCTAAAACATTTACAGATACTGTAAAAGAAAAAGCATTAGGACAAAACGTGCTTACGGCAATATCTCCAGGTCAATTATTAACAAAACTAACCCACGATGAGCTTACCCAACTAATGGGTGGACAAAAAGCTGAAATATCTTTAGCCGGAAATCCTACGGTAATCCTAATGAGTGGATTGCAAGGTTCTGGTAAAACAACTTTTTCTGGCAAGTTGGCTAACTTTTTAAAAACAAAAAAAGGAAAAAGTCCATTATTGGTAGCTTGCGATATTTACCGTCCAGCTGCAATTGACCAATTGCATGTATTGGGTGAGCAGATTGGTGTTCCGGTGTTTTCGGATAAAGAAAGTAAAGATGCTATTTCTATCGCTAAACGTGGTATTGAACAAGCTCGATTAAATGGTAATTCTGTTGTAATTATAGATACCGCAGGTCGTTTAGCGGTTGATGAACAAATGATGAATGAAATTGAAGCTATTAAAAAAGCAATATCTCCTCAAGAGATTTTGTTTGTTGTAGATTCAATGACAGGTCAAGATGCAGTAAATACAGCAAAAACCTTTAACGAGCGATTGGATTTTGATGGTGTGGTACTTACCAAACTTGATGGAGATACCCGCGGTGGTGCTGCATTGTCAATTAAATCGGTGGTAAATAAACCTATCAAGTTTATTGGTACTGGTGAAAAAATGGAAGCTATTGATATATTTTATCCGGAACGTATGTCGGATAGAATATTGGGAATGGGGGATGTTGTAACTCTTGTGGAACGTGCTCAAGAGCAATTTGATGCAGAAGAAGCCAGAAAAATACAAAAGAAAATTGCTAAGAATCAGTTTACATTTTCCGATTTTTTAAATCAAATTCAGCAGATTAAAAAAATGGGAAATATTAAGGATTTGATGGGCATGATTCCGGGTGTGGGCAAAGCAATTAAAGATATTGATATAGATGACGATGCTTTTAGAAGCATTGAAGCTATCATCCATTCTATGACTCCAAAAGAACGAGAAACTCCTGATATTATTAATGGTAGCCGCAGACAACGAATTGCGAAAGGGAGCGGAACTACTATTCAGGATGTGAATAAGCTGTTAAAGCAGTTTGAAGATATGCGCAAGATGATGAAAACCATGAACAACAAAGATCAAATGATGAAGATGATGCGCAATATGCCAAAGATGGGGCGATAG
- a CDS encoding DNA replication/repair protein RecF → MHLKHLSIINFKNCAQADINLSKKLNCFTGNNGEGKTNLLDAIYYLSFCKSFFNPIDSQNILHDAPFFVIQGAFLNDGNEYEIHCGQKRGAKKSFKKNKKEYQRLSDHIGLIPLVMISPSDSELISEGSEFRRKFIDNVIFQFDKEYLEDLISYNKVLTQRNALLKNFSKTNSFDYSQLEVWDGQLIPLGERINKKRKKFISQFEPLFQENYQKISGGKEKVGLTYISSLNEGAFENILEAALPRDRYAEYTTSGIHKDDLEFTLNNFPIKRFASQGQQKSYLLALKLAQYYFIFETLGITPILLMDDIYDKLDETRMTQLIQTISHKDFGQVFITDTNYERMNNLFAKLHVDYSIFKVEQGAITTN, encoded by the coding sequence ATGCACTTAAAGCACCTATCAATTATAAATTTTAAAAATTGTGCGCAAGCAGATATTAATTTATCAAAAAAACTAAATTGCTTTACAGGTAACAATGGCGAGGGAAAAACTAATTTATTAGATGCAATTTATTACCTATCATTTTGCAAAAGTTTTTTCAATCCAATAGATAGTCAAAATATACTGCATGATGCGCCATTCTTTGTAATTCAAGGTGCGTTTTTGAACGATGGAAATGAATACGAAATACATTGTGGACAAAAACGAGGAGCAAAAAAATCATTCAAAAAAAACAAGAAAGAATACCAACGATTATCCGACCACATTGGCTTAATTCCTTTGGTAATGATATCTCCATCGGATAGTGAGTTAATATCAGAAGGAAGTGAATTTAGAAGGAAATTTATTGACAATGTAATTTTTCAGTTTGATAAAGAATATTTGGAAGATTTAATTTCATACAACAAAGTATTAACACAAAGAAATGCTCTTTTAAAAAATTTTTCTAAAACAAATTCGTTCGACTATTCGCAACTAGAAGTTTGGGATGGACAGCTTATTCCGCTTGGTGAAAGAATAAATAAAAAGAGAAAAAAGTTCATATCACAATTCGAGCCTCTATTTCAAGAAAACTACCAGAAAATTTCAGGAGGGAAAGAAAAGGTGGGGTTAACCTATATTTCATCATTAAACGAGGGGGCTTTCGAAAACATTTTGGAAGCTGCTCTACCTAGAGATAGGTATGCAGAATACACTACTTCGGGCATACATAAAGACGATCTAGAATTTACCCTAAATAACTTTCCTATAAAACGATTTGCATCACAAGGACAACAGAAATCCTATCTATTGGCACTAAAGCTTGCTCAATATTATTTCATTTTTGAAACTTTGGGGATTACACCAATTCTATTGATGGATGACATTTACGACAAATTAGATGAAACACGTATGACACAGCTTATACAAACCATTAGTCATAAAGATTTTGGGCAGGTTTTTATAACGGATACAAACTACGAAAGAATGAACAATCTATTTGCTAAACTGCATGTTGATTATTCCATTTTTAAAGTGGAGCAAGGAGCAATTACTACCAACTAA